The following is a genomic window from Bacteroidota bacterium.
AAGAAATGGACGGAAGTTCGCTGATATAGATTTTACTTTTTGTACATCAAAGAGCGATATTATCAAAAAGGAGATAATATTAAATTTATTATCAACATATTTCGCGATGAAGATGGTGTGTTCATAGCCGAATGTCCATCGATTCCCGGCTGTGTTAGTCAGGGAAAAACAGAAGAAGAAGCAGAGAAGAACATTCAAGAAGCAATTTCAGAATGTATTAAAGTTCGAGCTGATAAAGGTTTACCACTGACTATTAGTACAAGACAAGTGGAA
Proteins encoded in this region:
- a CDS encoding type II toxin-antitoxin system HicB family antitoxin, whose protein sequence is MKFIINIFRDEDGVFIAECPSIPGCVSQGKTEEEAEKNIQEAISECIKVRADKGLPLTISTRQVEVNV